The nucleotide sequence CTAATGGTCAATAAAGAGACATTAAAATTCATTACAAAGGATAAGTTAAACATGAAAAGCTATGAGAAACCTTATCACGTTACTTACAGATGATCTATGTTTCTTGACTTTATTGACATTGGTATTGCTCTTTGACATCTTGGTAATAGTATCTATGCTCACAAGAACATATGAAGGTTCATGAGCAATAAACAAGTACGCATCTTTGTATGAGTTTACAAAAAGACATCAACACACCTAAAGACATGTCTATTTTCTTCTCTGTGAGAGAAACTGTCTCTGTAGTAATAGGTATTTTGGTCAAAattgtaatcaaattaataaaaatcggAAGCGAAACTAAGTCAAACATATGATAATATTTATTCACTTTTAAATTactcttaaaatataaatcaataactAAAAAATTGTAGTAAAAATACATAGCTATACAATAACaagttttttctttaaaaaagcaataatatagttttaaaaataaataactagaGATTCaggaaataaaaatatgattatatatcaTAGTAAAGCATATCACTACAAACTGAAGTAACTAAATCAATCATTGTGAAACCAATCCTTTTGTTTATggtttaaagaagaaaagacaaacaatatAAAGACGCACAACAATTTCTCTGACCTGAATCATCGGTTTCTATAAGACTTTCTATTATGCTTTCAACAGACGACTTCTCACACCAGCATATGCTCTACAAACAACCAAGAACGTTAATTCTCTTAAAGTAACAAAGAATTAATTTACAATGTGTGGTTATTTCAGCATTTcaagttttcaacaaaaaaaaatatatttaaaacattgaCGAAAAAAGCATGATGAAGATATAACAAACACTATTTCAACCAAAATATTAGAGTTATCAAAATAGATGATATGTAGAAATGTATAAttgtaataataaaaatttgagtGTCGTATAATTGTAATTTTTGGCATTAAAGTTTAAagattatttacaattttactaaattaaacattttgaaatgttcaataaatttttgatataatatattcttTCAGTCAATaatccgcccgtagggcgggccaaacTCTAGTAAGTAGAACGAGTCCTCCAGTCCGCGTAAGAGCATTAAAAATAATGACTACAAAGATTTTGCTCCCCCTAGATTTATAATAATTGAAAATACAGCTATTTAGCAAAATATCGAATCTCTAAGATTTATATAACCAAACACGCTAATATCAAACACACTTTCATATTTATAGATGACAATAAATAAGCTTTGActtataaaattgatttatgtttaagttaaatattaaaaattaattatgaccTCTCCTTATAAATTACAACCAAATGTATTGCTTACAAGAATTAACAAAACATGGTCAAAATCACATAATATAATGATATTtcgtttgttttgtttaaaaaaaaaagaaggtattTCGCATGAGTAAAAGCTGAATTTTTACACTTTGGCCAGAGATATAAAGAAAGGTTGTAAACTCATAGACTTAAGAGATTTTTTGGTTTAGTCTGTATGTGATTTTGTAGAAATAATAGCGCATATTGATAAATATGCAACACTTGCTTTAGCCTTTGTTTGTGAATTGTGGTGACATAAGTCCATCCCTACAAGTCATGTATTTGTAACGACTTGAAAGTAAAATATTTTCGGAAGACATCTCGATATATAATCTGCATTTCAGTCCGGACTCCGAATATCCATATATATGATCTAAATTGGGTttctgaaataaaaataaaacacaacttACGTCAAGTCAACGGAGGTTAAATCCACCCTGTCGCTCTTGTTTGCTCCTTTGGCAAAACAAAAGTCAACTACTATTTTAGGTGCTTGAAACTTTTTAAAAggtttgtatattatttttccttttgtaaAAATGTCAGCTTTTCAgtgcaaaattttaaataaccaGTTTActagaaacaaaaaacaacGGGAAGACATGTTTCCTTAGGGTTTTTTAAACAccatgacatatatatatatgcgtcGACACCTCAGACATGTGTAGATGAATGAGCTCacgaatatatttatatatgtatatgtctaaggagtttatatatatgtaagtgTCTAAATACATAGAGATGTGAACCAATaagatatttataaactatttaaGTGTGGTAGATTAGTTTGATTGGTTAAGGTAAACTATTTTTGGTTAATCAAGTCGGATTTCAACCTAAATAAGATGATATTAAGACTAGTAATCTGAATCTAGCACTGGAACTTTCACTTTTATTACCTTGTAGTATGGTTTAATGGTTTTTGTTATTACATCatcaattttaccaaaaaaaattattattacatcATGAAATCGAAGCAAATTAACTAAAAGTAGGATTATAACTATGTCGGTTTTCAAGTGACAGTTTCCTGAGTCAGATTTTGACCCCACAAATTATAGAAATCAGTATTAAAACTGCATAAGATTTGAATATTTGAATAttgttataatttataacaaaattaaattctaAATACGATGTCATTAGCCAACATAATATATGAATCATTTAAAGATGCAGAAACGCCATATAGCATACCAATTAATTAGCAGTGGCAATTAGACAGTAATAACACTTGTAAAGAGAAATATACATATACCGATAAGTCTGATATACATACATAGTATAAAAACTGAAACAGCATCATAATTAATTAGTTTTCATAACTACATGCCGACAATAACACCTTTTCACGCtccaaaaaattcaaattagttttgttttttttgaaacaaaaatcaaattaaattgtGACCAAAGATATGGTTCATGCTACCTCTATGCATATGTACTTAAATGATATGTATagtattttataatagtatagttTAGATTTCTCGTCAGTTGGTTGGTTGATaacaaattcctcgtaaaataaaactaaaaatgttcTCATATAATACACTTAGACTTTATTTAAATCAAGTTGGTGTGTGTCATGGAGGGCAGGTCCATAGGTGTTTCGTCCAACACATTATTTACCATTTTGATATTCAAGtttgttattaataaaatgttttttgacTAACCAACAACCCTATACTTGAAAAttctacataaatatatataaccaaCCGCCGCAGTATTATTCCACGACTTGCCAATTATTTTTGTTCAAACAGCACATTtcacaaaagaaaacacatcTGATCTTTTCTCATTCGTTTATAACTTTTCTCGTCTGTGTTTCTAGTTTTATGGTGAGAGAATCAATGGAGGTTACTCAATATCATCAAGGTAATTTTAATAAAGGTTCGAGTTCTAGGGTTTCCATGAACAAGAATTCACAAGTAATATCCAAGATCAAGCCCAAGATTCGCATCATCCATATATTCGCACCGGAGGTCATCAAGACCGACGTCAAAAACTTCCGTTCACTCGTACAAAGTCTAACCGGAAAACCAGCAGCCGTAGAGGTCAAAACCGGTAAAAGGAGTGCCAGACCGAGAATTCCCACGTCTCAAGAACCGGTTTGCGGAGATCATCAGCCGGTTAACAGGCGTACTAGTTTCACCGGTTTATTAGCAAACGGTGGA is from Brassica napus cultivar Da-Ae chromosome A4, Da-Ae, whole genome shotgun sequence and encodes:
- the LOC106429230 gene encoding VQ motif-containing protein 18-like, which codes for MVRESMEVTQYHQGNFNKGSSSRVSMNKNSQVISKIKPKIRIIHIFAPEVIKTDVKNFRSLVQSLTGKPAAVEVKTGKRSARPRIPTSQEPVCGDHQPVNRRTSFTGLLANGGNHEVKEEWGSGDQNTRNTNTYFDLEGLIQDVGEDYFSSFPMRSSPSSSQVEGFTFSNNNTSNCFDTKGHNIS